Below is a window of Flavobacterium sp. CFS9 DNA.
CGTGCTTTAGAATTATCTTTTCGATTTACATCTACTCCCAAATTAATGTTTCGGATGATCTTTTTTACGCTCGATGCAAAAAAGCCAAAACCTATAATAAGAAGTATAGCGAATAAAATATTATCTAAATAACTCATTCTGATTATTTTTTAGTGGTTGTGTTAGCGTCTTCTGTTGGTGCTACATAAGGTTTGTTTTTCTTTCCGAAAAGCGAAACATTTACATAACGTGTTGGGTAAAGACGAACATCCTGTAACAACAATTCAAGCTCTTTTGAAGTTTTCGCGAGATTATTATACAAGGCATCATCATTCAATAATTTACCTGCAGTACCTTTTCCTGAGTTCAAATTACTCATAATACCATCCACTTTAGCCAAAGTCTGATTTAAGTTTCGAACTGTTTTTCCTAAATCTGCTTTATTTAAAGAATCAGAGATTTTATTGAAATTACTGGACATTTTATTGAAGTTGCTTACCACTCCGTTAATCTGTCCTTTGTTGGTATCTAAGATAGTATTGATGCTTCCTGAAGCTTTATGGAATTGCTCCATAGTCTGGCTCAATTCTGCTAAAGTCTTCTTCAGATCTTCTTGTCCTTTTTTATCTAAAACGTTGTTTAATCCGGAAACCAGATTATCAATATTGACCAACATTTTTTCTAATTTCACCTGAATTGGTTCAATTTTTCCGCCTAAAGATTCTTTCAGTCCCGGTTCAACAACCGAAGCCAAAGTCTGACCATCAGCTGCCAGTTCTTTGTCTGCAAAATTAGGAACAATCTTGATCTGTTTTCCTCCAATTAGACTTGGAGAATACAAAGATGCCTGACTTGTTTTAGAAATTGGAAAATCTGTTTTTAATTGAAGTTCAACTAATAATTTCCCTGTTACTTCATTGATTGTAATTTTAGTTACTTTACCAATCGTAAGTCCGTTTATGGTTACGGGAGCAGATGCTGATAAATCTTCAACATTATCATACTCTGCATATAATGTTTTGTAATTGGTAAAAAGGTCTTTGCCTTTTAAAAAACTATAGCCCCAAATAAATAATAAAATTGACGCGATGACTAAAATAGCCGTTTTAATTTCTCTTGTTAGTTTCAAAATTCTTAGTGTTTGTACAAAATTAATATAAATATTCGAACTAGAAGCTATTATTTAATGGCGTCTTGAATACTGATCTTCTCTCCATCTTTGGTTGCAACCAAAAAGGCAGCTCCATATCCTTTATCTTTAGCTTCTTCCAAATATTTTTTGGCAGCATCGTAACTTGAAGTTTCCTGATAGAAATATTTGTAAATATTATTTTCGTACAGCATCGTTACGTTTTTAAGTCCTTTAAAATTTTTAGGCTCCAATGGTGTTTTTTTAATACTGGCAATAAGCTGTACCTTAAAGAATGTGCCTTTCGGAGCATTTTTAACTGCTGCAGGAGCTTCAACTTCCTTTGTTTTTACCGGAGTTGAAGTATCTTTTGCCGGTTTTGAGTCTATTATTTCCGGAACACCTGAACCAAAATATTCGCTTTTATAGCTCAAAATTGCCTCAGCAATCGCTTTTGCAATATCATTTTGTCCTTCTTCCGAATTTAGAATATTTCCTTCTGTTGGATTGGATACAAACCCGGTTTCTACTAAAACTCTGGGCATATATGCTTTATGAAGTACCATGAAAGGCGCTTGCTTCACCCCTCCGTGTCTCAGTTTTTTCCCCAATTTATCAAAATTGTCTTCGATTTTACTGGCCAAAGAAATACTGTTATCCAAATATTCTTCCTGCATTAAAGTCATTCCGATCATCGATTCAGGTGAATTTGGATCAAAACCTTCGTATTTACGTTTATAGTCTTTTTCTAAAGTAATTACAGAGTTCTCTTTTTTCGCAGCTTCAAGATTCGATGCTACTTTACTCAAACCCATTACATAGGTTTCTGTTCCGTCGGCAGCTGTGTTTTTATTTGCATTACAATGGATGGATACAAAAATATTGGAATTTGCTCTGTTTGCAATGTTGGCTCTTTCGACCAAATCAATAAAAACATCCGTTTTACGAGTATATATTACATTAACATTAGGACTTGCTTCTAAGATTTTACCCACTTTTAAAACAATAGCTAAAGCAATATTTTTTTCAATCCGTCCACTGTAAACAGCTCCAAAGTCGTGATCACCATGTCCAGCATCAAGTGTTACCTTAAAAACATTTGCCTGGCTATAAGCACAAAAAGACCATATCGTTAGAAAAAAAGTAAATATTACTTTAATTTTGTTAAATCCATTCATAAATCTAAAAGTTAATTTTAATAAAACGCAACAGCTATAATTTTCACAATTGATTATTTTTGACAAAAAATTATATGTAAGTTTGACATGTCAAAAAACAAGCCATAATTTTACAAAAATAGCATTTAAACCTTTGCATACAAACTTATTTAATATCGTTTTATTATCATTTTTCCTAACTTTAGGATGTGGTAATTTATATTCGCAAGAGATAAAAAACAAAAAAAAGCCTTTACCTACTGTAAAACAAACAGATAAACAAAAAAGCACTGCAACAGAGAAACCTGAGGCTCCCGTTTCAGACACTATAAAGCTGGATACGGTTAAGGCAAAAAAGAATTTCCTTGATGCTGTTACCAAATACAAAGCTAAAGATTACGCTAAATACGACAAAAAAGCTAAAACTCTTACCTTATATAATGAAGCCGAACTTTATTACAAAGATGTCGAATTAAAGTCGGGTATCATTGTTTTAAACATGGAAAAAGAAGAAGTTTATGCCGGACGTATTCGGGATTCGGCAGGTGTTTTGATACAATATCCAAACTTCAAACAAGGAGCCAGCGAAGTACAGCCGGACTCTATTCGTTTTAATTTTAAAACCAAAAAGGCTCTGATCTATAATTCGAGAACAGAACAAGGTGAATTTAAGATTAAAGCAGCCATTACCAAAAAAGAAAACGACTCGGTTTACTTTTTACGCGGTGCCCGTTTTACAACCGCAAAAGACATTGACAATCCGGAATACTATTTTCAGACTAATAAAGTAAAGTTCATACCTGGTAAAAAAGTAATTACCGGTTTAACAAATATGGTTATTGCGGACGTTCCTACTCCTTTGGCATTGCCTTTTGCCTATTTCCCAATGAGTCAGGAAAAAAGTGTTTCGGGTATTATTTTACCTAGTTACAACGACTCTAACACAAGAGGCTTCTCTTTGCAAAACGGAGGATATTATTTTGCATTAAGCGACAATTATGATCTGACAGTGCTGGGTGATTATTACACCAATGGTAGTTATGCCATGCGTTTCGAATCGACATACGCTGCGAAGTACAAATACAGAGGAAATCTTAATATCCGTTATGAAAACCTAATCACCAGTGAGCGTGGTTATCCTGACTATTCTAAGGAAAAAATCTACAACATTCAGTGGTCGCATTCGAAAGATACTAAATCGAATCCTAACTCTACATTTTCTGCCTCTGTAAACATGGGTAGCAGTAAGTACTTTAAGCGATCAATCAATCAGGCGAACGCAGGATCTAATTTAAATAACACTTTAAATTCATCCATCTCCTATAGTAAAACATTCAATACGATTCCACAGGCACGTATTTCGTTAACTGCCACGCACTCGCAAAATACCCAAACGGAAAAAATCGACATGACCTTACCAACCTTACAGGCAAGTGTGGATCGTGTTTATCCTTTTGTTGGAAAAGACGGCGTTAAAAAAGGGTTCATAAAAAACATCAATTTACAATATAACTTAAGCGGTAAAAACAGTATTTCAACAACAGACTCCCTGTTTTTCAAACCACAAATGTTTAGAGATGCTAAGATTGGAATGCAGCACAGTATTCCTATTAGTACTAACTTTAAATTATTTAAATACTTTAGTGCCGGAGCCTCTACCAATTATCAGGAAACCTGGGTAACCAAAACTGAAAACAGACAATACGATGCAACTAAAGGTCAAGCAGTAACTACCACTGTTAATGGTTTTGATGCTTACAGAACTTACAATTTCAGCACCAACTTAGGAACTACCATTTACGGTACTTTTAATTTTGGTGACGACAAAAAAATTCAATCCATACGTCACGTCATGAGACCAACTATGACGTATTCTTATACACCTAGTTTTGATCAATATTACGACAATTATACGGTAGACGCATCCGGAAAAATTAGCACATACTCCAGATTTGATAATGGTATTTTTGGCGCTCCCGGAAACAGCAACTCTAATATTGTGTCATTTGCTTTAAGTAATACTTTTGAAGCCAAAGTAAGAGACCGTGACAGTACAAAAACAGAGCCGAAAAAGATCATGTTGCTGAACAACTTAAACTTCAGTACCAGTTATAATTTCAATGCTGACGGAAAGCAAACTTTAGCCTGGCAGCCGGTAATTGTAAGCGGTGGAACTCAGCTTTTGGATAACAAAATGAATGTGAACTTTGGGGCTGTTTTAAATCCGTATGCAATTGATGGTGCAGGACACGTAATGAATGTTTTTAACATCGATAATGGAGGAAGTTTATTCCGATTAACGAGTGCCAACCTTACGGTAAACTACTCCTTCTCGAACAAGGGAGGCGGTGCACAGGAAAAGAACACGCAAAGCCAGCGAAATGGAGGTCGTAATGATGACTTATTCGGAACAAATACAGATCTAAACGACAGCAGAAATAGTCAATTTGCCAACGAAAAAGATGATGATAAAGATGTGATCACTGAGTTTTTCCGCTCTAAACTTCCATGGGATATGACTATGGCGTACTCTCTAACGTACTCGAATGCTGCCAGAGAAAATAAAATTACCGGAAACTCGATCATGATATCTGCCAATATGGATATTACTCCTAAATGGAAAGGCGGGGTTTCTACGGGTTACGATTTTGTACAAAAAGGAGTCACTTT
It encodes the following:
- a CDS encoding MlaD family protein → MKLTREIKTAILVIASILLFIWGYSFLKGKDLFTNYKTLYAEYDNVEDLSASAPVTINGLTIGKVTKITINEVTGKLLVELQLKTDFPISKTSQASLYSPSLIGGKQIKIVPNFADKELAADGQTLASVVEPGLKESLGGKIEPIQVKLEKMLVNIDNLVSGLNNVLDKKGQEDLKKTLAELSQTMEQFHKASGSINTILDTNKGQINGVVSNFNKMSSNFNKISDSLNKADLGKTVRNLNQTLAKVDGIMSNLNSGKGTAGKLLNDDALYNNLAKTSKELELLLQDVRLYPTRYVNVSLFGKKNKPYVAPTEDANTTTKK
- a CDS encoding N-acetylmuramoyl-L-alanine amidase, which encodes MNGFNKIKVIFTFFLTIWSFCAYSQANVFKVTLDAGHGDHDFGAVYSGRIEKNIALAIVLKVGKILEASPNVNVIYTRKTDVFIDLVERANIANRANSNIFVSIHCNANKNTAADGTETYVMGLSKVASNLEAAKKENSVITLEKDYKRKYEGFDPNSPESMIGMTLMQEEYLDNSISLASKIEDNFDKLGKKLRHGGVKQAPFMVLHKAYMPRVLVETGFVSNPTEGNILNSEEGQNDIAKAIAEAILSYKSEYFGSGVPEIIDSKPAKDTSTPVKTKEVEAPAAVKNAPKGTFFKVQLIASIKKTPLEPKNFKGLKNVTMLYENNIYKYFYQETSSYDAAKKYLEEAKDKGYGAAFLVATKDGEKISIQDAIK
- a CDS encoding putative LPS assembly protein LptD; translated protein: MIIFDKKLYVSLTCQKTSHNFTKIAFKPLHTNLFNIVLLSFFLTLGCGNLYSQEIKNKKKPLPTVKQTDKQKSTATEKPEAPVSDTIKLDTVKAKKNFLDAVTKYKAKDYAKYDKKAKTLTLYNEAELYYKDVELKSGIIVLNMEKEEVYAGRIRDSAGVLIQYPNFKQGASEVQPDSIRFNFKTKKALIYNSRTEQGEFKIKAAITKKENDSVYFLRGARFTTAKDIDNPEYYFQTNKVKFIPGKKVITGLTNMVIADVPTPLALPFAYFPMSQEKSVSGIILPSYNDSNTRGFSLQNGGYYFALSDNYDLTVLGDYYTNGSYAMRFESTYAAKYKYRGNLNIRYENLITSERGYPDYSKEKIYNIQWSHSKDTKSNPNSTFSASVNMGSSKYFKRSINQANAGSNLNNTLNSSISYSKTFNTIPQARISLTATHSQNTQTEKIDMTLPTLQASVDRVYPFVGKDGVKKGFIKNINLQYNLSGKNSISTTDSLFFKPQMFRDAKIGMQHSIPISTNFKLFKYFSAGASTNYQETWVTKTENRQYDATKGQAVTTTVNGFDAYRTYNFSTNLGTTIYGTFNFGDDKKIQSIRHVMRPTMTYSYTPSFDQYYDNYTVDASGKISTYSRFDNGIFGAPGNSNSNIVSFALSNTFEAKVRDRDSTKTEPKKIMLLNNLNFSTSYNFNADGKQTLAWQPVIVSGGTQLLDNKMNVNFGAVLNPYAIDGAGHVMNVFNIDNGGSLFRLTSANLTVNYSFSNKGGGAQEKNTQSQRNGGRNDDLFGTNTDLNDSRNSQFANEKDDDKDVITEFFRSKLPWDMTMAYSLTYSNAARENKITGNSIMISANMDITPKWKGGVSTGYDFVQKGVTFTQFRFERDLLSWRMAFNWTPIGPNSNWNFFIGIKSGMLSDIKWNKRSTLNR